In one window of Coregonus clupeaformis isolate EN_2021a unplaced genomic scaffold, ASM2061545v1 scaf4542, whole genome shotgun sequence DNA:
- the LOC121564264 gene encoding cdc42 effector protein 3 — MPAKTPMYLKTTTPKRGKKLKLRDDLSSDMISPPLGDMRHSAHVGPEGEGDMFGDVGFLQGKMDMLPALNCLPRSHSMERQQDEAYPMNDKGPNHSCNNHRNPYHHSTSLLKSTISMPVFIAPEQAPPKPPRLHLEDSTPPSQQQQHQLQPNNHNHNHNNQQQHHSMSVCDQGVGCYMDPCHDRSYSASFRHLVPSHGSFSEVSSEDSMSESFGPLDPRRGLSLDSDAGLSNEDLGSERSESPTVCPRFSPGVSRSESLMGLDLDLGPSILEDVLRIMDRYKSVDDRCEL; from the coding sequence ATGCCAGCCAAGACGCCCATGTACTTAAAGACTACCACACCCAAGCGGGGGAAGAAGCTCAAGCTGCGAGATGACCTGTCCAGTGACATGATTAGCCCCCCACTAGGGGACATGCGCCACAGTGCCCATGTCGGGCCGGAGGGGGAGGGCGACATGTTCGGAGACGTGGGCTTTTTGCAGGGCAAGATGGACATGTTGCCCGCCCTGAATTGCTTACCACGCTCCCACAGTATGGAGAGGCAGCAGGATGAAGCCTACCCCATGAACGACAAAGGACCCAACCACTCTTGTAACAACCACCGCAACCCCTACCACCACTCCACCAGCCTGCTGAAGAGCACCATCTCCATGCCTGTGTTCATCGCCCCCGAGCAGGCCCCGCCCAAGCCGCCTCGGCTCCACCTGGAGGACTCGACCCCCCCGTCCCAGCAGCAACAACACCAACTTCAGCCGAACAACCataaccacaaccacaacaaccagcagcagcatcactcCATGTCTGTGTGTGACCAGGGTGTCGGCTGCTACATGGACCCCTGCCACGACCGTAGCTACTCTGCCTCCTTCAGGCACCTGGTGCCCTCCCACGGCTCCTTCTCAGAGGTCTCCTCAGAGGACTCCATGTCAGAGAGCTTTGGCCCCCTGGACCCTCGGAGGGGGCTGAGCCTGGATTCAGACGCTGGCCTGAGCAATGAGGACCTGGGGAGTGAGCGGAGTGAGTCGCCCACCGTGTGCCCTAGGTTCTCTCCCGGTGTCTCCCGCTCAGAGTCCCTGATGGGCTTGGATCTGGACCTGGGGCCGTCCATCCTGGAGGACGTGCTGAGGATCATGGACCGCTACAAGAGCGTTGATGACCGCTGTGAGTTGTGA